In a single window of the Streptomyces sp. NBC_00094 genome:
- a CDS encoding amidohydrolase, which produces MRTRLVLLSARLLDPGTGAFLPQTALAVSDDGRISALGDNGEIRALAGPATTVVDLKGAVVTPGLVDGHVHPVTGAELTGGLDLSGCAGLDDVREALARAVRSLARGEWLFGWGLDPNVFGDRPVGTAPFDAVLEGVPAFLLLFDAHSALASRRALALAGVDGPRTFAQASAEVVCDAEGRPTGLLQEDAACALVERVAPQPTHEERREGLAAALRSMAAAGLTGGHVMDANGESLSLYGELDAAGELPLRLRVAPWCQPGIDADGVRALIEQQATGGELWRVAGVKLFMDGTIDNGTAWLERPDHHGQSTHAFWPDPAAYTRIVGELHRAGVATATHAIGDAAVRHVLDSVEQAQAADAVRVRHRVEHIETVPDDTLRRFAKLGVVASMQPTHCCDFTRADHTDNWSRRLGEERASRAWRCRDLADSGATVVLGSDWPIAPFPPLGVMAGARHRRPSRDLGQAPHGPEQALTAWEALRGMTTGPAYAAGEEQVSGRLVVGHRADLAVFAEDPVATAATELPDLPVLLTVLDGRITHRAAGV; this is translated from the coding sequence GTGCGCACCCGACTCGTCCTCCTCTCCGCCCGGCTGCTCGACCCCGGCACGGGGGCGTTCCTGCCGCAGACCGCGCTCGCCGTCTCCGACGACGGCCGGATCTCCGCCCTGGGTGACAACGGCGAGATCCGCGCCCTCGCCGGCCCCGCCACCACCGTCGTCGACCTGAAGGGCGCCGTCGTCACCCCCGGTCTCGTCGACGGCCATGTCCACCCGGTCACCGGCGCCGAGCTGACCGGCGGCCTCGACCTGTCCGGCTGCGCCGGCCTCGACGACGTACGGGAGGCGCTCGCCCGTGCGGTGCGGTCGCTCGCCCGCGGGGAGTGGCTGTTCGGCTGGGGCCTCGACCCGAACGTCTTCGGCGACCGCCCCGTCGGGACCGCCCCCTTCGACGCCGTACTGGAGGGCGTGCCGGCCTTCCTGCTGCTCTTCGACGCCCATTCGGCGCTGGCCAGCCGCCGGGCGCTCGCCCTCGCCGGGGTCGACGGGCCGCGTACCTTCGCCCAGGCATCCGCCGAGGTCGTCTGCGACGCGGAGGGCCGCCCGACCGGCCTCCTCCAGGAGGACGCGGCCTGCGCGCTCGTCGAGCGGGTCGCCCCGCAGCCGACGCACGAGGAGCGCCGGGAGGGGCTCGCGGCCGCCCTGCGGTCCATGGCGGCGGCCGGTCTCACCGGCGGCCACGTCATGGACGCCAACGGCGAGAGCCTCTCGCTGTACGGGGAGCTCGACGCCGCCGGCGAGCTGCCGCTGCGGCTCCGCGTCGCGCCCTGGTGCCAGCCCGGCATCGACGCGGACGGGGTCCGGGCCCTGATCGAGCAGCAGGCCACCGGCGGGGAGCTGTGGCGGGTCGCGGGCGTGAAGCTCTTCATGGACGGGACCATCGACAACGGCACCGCGTGGCTGGAGCGGCCCGACCACCACGGCCAGTCCACGCACGCGTTCTGGCCGGACCCCGCCGCGTACACCCGTATCGTCGGCGAACTGCACCGGGCGGGTGTGGCCACCGCGACGCACGCGATCGGAGACGCGGCCGTACGGCACGTCCTCGACTCCGTCGAGCAGGCGCAGGCCGCCGACGCGGTCCGGGTACGGCACCGGGTGGAGCACATCGAGACGGTGCCGGACGACACCCTGCGCCGCTTCGCGAAGCTCGGCGTCGTCGCGTCCATGCAGCCCACCCACTGCTGCGACTTCACCCGCGCCGACCACACCGACAACTGGTCGCGCCGCCTCGGCGAGGAGCGCGCCTCGCGGGCGTGGCGCTGCCGCGACCTGGCGGACTCGGGGGCGACCGTGGTCCTCGGCTCCGACTGGCCCATCGCGCCGTTCCCGCCGCTCGGCGTGATGGCCGGGGCCCGGCACCGCCGCCCCAGCCGCGACCTCGGCCAGGCGCCGCACGGCCCCGAGCAGGCGCTGACGGCGTGGGAGGCGCTGCGGGGCATGACGACGGGACCGGCGTACGCGGCGGGCGAGGAGCAGGTGTCGGGCCGGCTCGTCGTCGGTCACCGCGCGGACCTCGCGGTCTTCGCGGAGGATCCGGTCGCCACGGCGGCGACCGAGCTTCCGGACCTGCCGGTCCTGCTCACGGTCCTGGACGGCCGGATCACCCACCGGGCGGCGGGCGTCTGA
- a CDS encoding LysR substrate-binding domain-containing protein produces MAGQQGEAGPQGSAGSQGSAGSQGSAGSQGSAGSQGGEPKPHLSHRVPDLGALELLLAVARHGSLGAAAREVGITQPAASSRIRSMERQLGVALVDRSPRGSRLTDAGALVTDWARRIVEAAEAFDAGAQALRGRRDSRLRVAASMTIAEYLLPGWLIALRAQRPDTAVSLQAGNSAAVAQRLFSGEADVGFVEGLAVPDGLDGVVVAHDRLAVVAAPSHPWARRRGALDPAELAATPLVLRERGSGTRQVLDAALAGHGGLAEPLLELASTTAVKAAAVSGAGPAVLSELAIMEELGSRRLVAIPVAGVLLRRDLRAVWPAGHRPTGPARDLLSLTQARPTG; encoded by the coding sequence ATGGCTGGGCAGCAGGGGGAAGCGGGGCCGCAGGGATCAGCCGGCTCCCAGGGGTCGGCTGGTTCCCAGGGATCGGCTGGTTCCCAGGGGTCGGCCGGCTCTCAGGGCGGCGAACCGAAGCCGCACCTCTCCCACCGGGTCCCGGACCTCGGCGCGCTCGAACTGCTCCTCGCCGTCGCCCGGCACGGCAGCCTCGGCGCGGCCGCACGCGAGGTCGGGATCACCCAGCCCGCCGCGAGCAGCCGGATCCGTTCGATGGAGCGGCAGCTCGGGGTGGCGCTCGTCGACCGCTCACCGCGCGGCTCACGGCTCACCGACGCGGGGGCGCTCGTCACCGACTGGGCACGCCGGATCGTCGAGGCGGCGGAGGCCTTCGACGCGGGGGCGCAGGCCCTGCGCGGGCGGCGTGACTCGCGTCTGCGGGTCGCCGCGTCCATGACGATCGCCGAGTACCTGCTGCCGGGCTGGCTGATCGCGCTCCGCGCCCAGCGCCCGGACACGGCGGTGTCGCTCCAGGCCGGGAACTCCGCGGCGGTCGCGCAACGGCTCTTCAGCGGCGAGGCCGACGTCGGCTTCGTGGAGGGGCTCGCCGTGCCGGACGGTCTCGACGGCGTCGTCGTCGCCCACGACCGGCTCGCGGTCGTCGCCGCGCCGTCGCATCCCTGGGCACGCCGCCGCGGCGCCCTCGACCCGGCGGAGCTGGCCGCGACACCGCTGGTCCTGCGGGAGCGCGGCTCCGGCACCCGGCAGGTCCTGGACGCCGCGCTCGCCGGCCACGGCGGTCTCGCCGAGCCGCTCCTCGAACTCGCCTCCACGACGGCCGTGAAGGCCGCCGCCGTCAGCGGGGCGGGCCCGGCCGTCCTCAGCGAACTCGCCATCATGGAGGAGCTGGGCTCCCGCCGCCTGGTCGCCATCCCGGTCGCGGGCGTCCTGCTCCGCCGCGACCTGCGCGCGGTCTGGCCCGCGGGACACCGCCCCACGGGCCCGGCCCGCGACCTTCTTTCCCTGACACAGGCGCGGCCGACGGGCTGA
- a CDS encoding TDT family transporter: MASLATPRSAPRPVPRATTPGARPASPARSVRHLGPNWYASVMGTAIVANAGAALPVDVPGLRTLCAAVWALSLAMLLVLVSARALHWAHHRDQARAHLLDPAMAPFYGCLSMALLAVGGGAMIVGQDWIGLPAAVALDTVLFTAGTLIGLAAAVAVPYLMVVHHRIESASPVWLLPVVAPMVSAALGPLLVPHLPAGQAQETLLIACYAMFGISLLATLVMLPLVFGRLVTGGPLPLALTPTLFLVLGPLGQSTTAANKFADVAPGVLPAPYAHGFAAFAVLYGVPVMGFALLWLALAGAMVLRARRRGMGFAMTFWAFTFPVGTCVTGAEGLAQHTGLAAFRWLAVMLYVFLVAAWLVAGFHTVRGLLSGALLAGPGTAPSGPRPVTARTR, encoded by the coding sequence ATGGCAAGCCTCGCAACACCCCGCTCGGCCCCCCGTCCGGTCCCCCGCGCCACCACCCCCGGCGCGCGCCCGGCCTCCCCGGCCCGTTCCGTCCGTCACCTCGGACCCAACTGGTACGCCTCCGTCATGGGGACGGCCATCGTCGCCAACGCGGGCGCGGCCCTCCCGGTGGACGTCCCCGGTCTCCGTACGCTCTGCGCGGCCGTCTGGGCGCTGTCGCTCGCGATGCTGCTGGTCCTCGTCTCCGCCCGCGCGCTGCACTGGGCGCACCACCGTGACCAGGCCCGCGCCCATCTCCTGGACCCCGCGATGGCCCCGTTCTACGGCTGTCTCTCGATGGCGCTGCTCGCGGTGGGCGGCGGCGCGATGATCGTGGGACAGGACTGGATCGGGCTCCCCGCGGCCGTGGCGCTCGACACGGTCCTCTTCACGGCCGGCACGCTGATAGGCCTGGCGGCCGCGGTCGCCGTCCCGTACCTCATGGTGGTGCACCACCGGATCGAGAGCGCGTCCCCGGTCTGGCTGCTGCCGGTCGTCGCCCCCATGGTCTCCGCCGCGCTCGGCCCCCTGCTCGTGCCTCACCTGCCCGCCGGGCAGGCCCAGGAGACGCTGCTGATCGCCTGCTACGCGATGTTCGGCATCAGCCTGCTCGCCACCCTGGTGATGCTGCCGCTGGTCTTCGGCCGGCTCGTCACCGGCGGTCCGCTGCCCCTCGCGCTGACCCCCACGCTCTTCCTGGTCCTCGGCCCCCTGGGCCAGTCGACGACCGCCGCGAACAAGTTCGCCGACGTGGCGCCGGGCGTGCTGCCCGCCCCGTACGCGCACGGCTTCGCCGCCTTCGCCGTGCTCTACGGGGTGCCCGTGATGGGCTTCGCTCTCCTGTGGCTGGCGCTCGCCGGCGCGATGGTGCTGCGGGCACGGCGGCGGGGCATGGGCTTCGCGATGACCTTCTGGGCGTTCACGTTCCCGGTCGGGACCTGTGTGACCGGTGCGGAGGGGCTCGCCCAGCACACCGGTCTGGCCGCCTTCCGCTGGCTGGCCGTCATGTTGTACGTGTTCCTCGTGGCGGCCTGGCTGGTGGCCGGGTTCCACACCGTGCGCGGGCTGCTCAGCGGCGCGCTGCTCGCAGGGCCCGGGACAGCGCCTTCGGGGCCTCGGCCAGTGACGGCCCGTACCAGGTGA
- a CDS encoding helical backbone metal receptor — MRVVSLVPSLTEAVAVSAPGVLVGATEWCSHPADLDVARVGGTKNPDVAAITALRPDLVLANEEENRAPDLAALRAAGLDVLVTEIRTLDQGLRELERVLAACGAPRRPRWLEEAEAAWAGVTPLEPRPDGRPLAALVPIWRRPWMVLGRDTFAGDLLARLGVRNLYEGHPERYPRIPLDELRATAPDLVVLPDEPYRFTPDDGPEAFPGTAAALVDGRLLTWYGPSLAEAPKALSRALRAARR; from the coding sequence ATGCGGGTCGTCTCCCTCGTCCCGTCCCTGACGGAGGCGGTCGCCGTCTCCGCACCCGGCGTCCTCGTCGGCGCGACGGAGTGGTGCAGCCACCCCGCCGACCTCGACGTCGCCCGCGTCGGCGGCACCAAGAACCCCGACGTCGCCGCGATCACCGCGCTCCGGCCCGACCTCGTCCTCGCCAACGAGGAGGAGAACCGCGCCCCCGACCTCGCCGCCCTGCGGGCCGCCGGGCTCGACGTCCTCGTCACCGAGATCCGCACCCTCGACCAGGGCCTGCGCGAGCTGGAGCGGGTCCTCGCCGCCTGCGGCGCGCCCCGACGGCCGCGCTGGCTCGAGGAGGCCGAGGCCGCCTGGGCGGGCGTGACACCGCTGGAGCCCAGGCCGGACGGCCGACCGCTCGCCGCCCTCGTGCCGATCTGGCGCCGTCCGTGGATGGTCCTCGGCAGGGACACCTTCGCCGGTGACCTGCTCGCCCGCCTCGGCGTCCGCAATCTGTACGAAGGTCATCCCGAGCGCTACCCCCGTATCCCGCTCGACGAACTCCGCGCCACCGCACCCGACCTCGTCGTCCTGCCCGACGAGCCCTACCGCTTCACGCCGGACGACGGCCCCGAGGCCTTCCCCGGGACCGCCGCGGCGCTCGTCGACGGGCGCCTGCTCACCTGGTACGGGCCGTCACTGGCCGAGGCCCCGAAGGCGCTGTCCCGGGCCCTGCGAGCAGCGCGCCGCTGA
- a CDS encoding helix-turn-helix domain-containing protein, which yields MDEKESPRVGAAVKRRRRSLQLTLAVVASRSGLSVPFLSQIENERARPSRRSLELVAGALETTAGELLAAAEAARTVDVVRAEEHSPELPPGVRRLVRARHQLHALEFTGEQDAGREFQHRNDELLYVADGAAEVEAEGRAHRLGRGDTLYLSGGVRHRWRATEPGTRLVVVAVADHVEVEEE from the coding sequence ATGGACGAGAAGGAATCACCCCGCGTGGGCGCGGCCGTCAAGAGGCGCCGCCGATCGCTCCAGCTCACGCTGGCCGTCGTCGCCTCCCGCAGCGGTCTCTCCGTGCCCTTCCTCAGCCAGATCGAGAACGAGCGCGCGCGGCCGAGCCGCCGCTCCCTCGAGCTCGTCGCCGGAGCCCTGGAGACCACCGCCGGTGAACTCCTCGCAGCCGCCGAGGCCGCCAGGACCGTCGATGTCGTACGGGCCGAGGAGCACTCCCCGGAGCTGCCCCCGGGCGTCCGGCGCCTCGTCCGGGCACGCCACCAACTGCACGCCCTGGAGTTCACCGGCGAACAGGACGCGGGCCGCGAATTCCAGCACCGGAACGACGAGTTGCTGTACGTGGCCGACGGCGCCGCCGAGGTCGAGGCCGAGGGCCGTGCCCACCGGCTGGGCCGCGGCGACACGCTCTACCTCTCCGGGGGCGTACGGCACCGCTGGCGCGCCACCGAGCCCGGCACCCGCCTCGTCGTCGTCGCCGTCGCGGACCACGTCGAGGTCGAGGAGGAGTGA
- a CDS encoding ABC transporter permease/substrate binding protein, translating into MPRLPLGEWVDSSVDWLQAQFSWLFDAVSTGVTGLYDGIDAVLSAPQPLLFAGILAVVAWWLRGLAAGVLAFAGFALVDSVQLWDEAMATLSLVLVATLVTLVIAVPLGIWAARSATVSAVLRPVLDFMQTMPAMVYLIPGIIFFGVGVVPGIIATIVFALPPGVRMTELGIRQVDGELVEAAEAFGTTPRDTLLRVQLPLALPTIMAGVNQVIMLGLSMVVIAGMVGGGGLGGAVYRAIGNVDIGLGFEAGVSIVVLAMYLDRMTGALGRQVSPLGRRAAAKARAASAKRPGAKLWAHRPQPVTALVGVVVLALVAGGTGYLGSGGATSTTAAGPNSGHGKKISIGYIPWDEGIASTYLWKELLERRGYEVDTKQLEAGALYTGLAGGQLDFQTDAWLPVTHAQYWEKYGNKLEDLGSWYGPTSLELAVPSYVKGVDSLADLKGKAGQFKGRIVGIEPSAGMMGILKDKVLKEYGLEGEYEVVDGSTPGMLAELKRAYERKEPVVVTLWSPHWAYSAHDLKKLADPKGTWGKGDGVHTLARKGFAAENPEVGAWLRNFELTEKQLTDLEAAIQETGKGKEQQAVRDWLDHNPGLAEKLAPQ; encoded by the coding sequence GTGCCTAGGCTCCCCCTCGGCGAGTGGGTCGACAGCTCCGTCGACTGGCTCCAGGCGCAGTTCTCCTGGCTCTTCGACGCCGTCAGCACCGGTGTCACCGGCCTCTACGACGGCATCGACGCAGTCCTCTCCGCACCCCAGCCGCTGCTCTTCGCCGGCATCCTCGCCGTCGTCGCCTGGTGGCTGCGCGGCCTCGCCGCCGGTGTCCTCGCCTTCGCCGGCTTCGCGCTCGTCGACTCGGTCCAGCTGTGGGACGAGGCCATGGCGACGCTCTCCCTCGTCCTCGTCGCCACCCTCGTGACGCTGGTGATCGCCGTCCCGCTGGGCATCTGGGCGGCCCGCTCCGCGACGGTCAGCGCCGTCCTGCGGCCCGTCCTCGACTTCATGCAGACCATGCCGGCGATGGTCTACCTCATCCCCGGCATCATCTTCTTCGGCGTCGGCGTCGTCCCCGGCATCATCGCCACCATCGTCTTCGCCCTGCCCCCGGGCGTCCGGATGACCGAGCTCGGCATCCGCCAGGTCGACGGCGAACTCGTCGAGGCCGCCGAGGCCTTCGGCACCACCCCGCGCGACACCCTGCTTCGCGTGCAGCTCCCGCTCGCCCTGCCGACGATCATGGCGGGCGTCAACCAGGTCATCATGCTCGGCCTGTCCATGGTCGTCATCGCGGGCATGGTCGGCGGCGGCGGCCTCGGCGGCGCGGTCTACCGCGCCATCGGCAACGTCGACATCGGCCTCGGCTTCGAGGCCGGCGTCTCCATCGTCGTCCTCGCCATGTACCTGGACCGGATGACCGGTGCGCTCGGCCGCCAGGTCTCCCCGCTGGGCCGCCGCGCCGCCGCCAAGGCGCGCGCCGCGAGCGCCAAGCGGCCCGGCGCGAAGCTCTGGGCCCACCGCCCGCAGCCCGTCACCGCTCTCGTCGGCGTCGTCGTCCTGGCCCTCGTCGCCGGCGGTACGGGCTACCTCGGCTCCGGCGGCGCGACCTCCACCACCGCCGCCGGCCCGAACAGCGGCCACGGCAAGAAGATCAGCATCGGCTACATCCCCTGGGACGAGGGCATCGCCTCCACGTACCTCTGGAAGGAGCTCCTGGAGCGACGCGGCTACGAGGTCGACACCAAGCAGCTGGAGGCCGGCGCCCTCTACACCGGTCTGGCCGGCGGGCAGCTCGACTTCCAGACCGACGCCTGGCTCCCCGTCACCCACGCCCAGTACTGGGAGAAGTACGGGAACAAGCTCGAAGACCTCGGCTCCTGGTACGGCCCCACCTCCCTGGAGCTCGCCGTCCCCTCGTACGTCAAGGGCGTCGACTCGCTCGCCGACCTCAAGGGGAAGGCGGGACAGTTCAAGGGCCGCATCGTCGGCATCGAGCCGAGCGCCGGAATGATGGGCATCCTCAAGGACAAGGTGCTCAAGGAGTACGGCCTTGAGGGCGAGTACGAGGTCGTCGACGGCTCCACCCCCGGCATGCTGGCCGAGCTGAAGCGCGCGTACGAGCGCAAGGAGCCCGTCGTCGTCACCCTCTGGTCGCCGCACTGGGCCTACTCCGCCCACGACCTGAAGAAGCTCGCCGACCCCAAGGGCACCTGGGGCAAGGGCGACGGCGTCCACACCCTCGCCCGCAAGGGCTTCGCCGCCGAGAACCCCGAGGTCGGCGCCTGGCTGAGGAACTTCGAGCTGACCGAGAAGCAGCTCACGGACCTCGAAGCCGCCATCCAGGAGACCGGCAAGGGCAAGGAGCAGCAGGCCGTCCGCGACTGGCTGGACCACAACCCCGGCCTGGCGGAGAAGCTCGCCCCGCAGTAG
- a CDS encoding glycine betaine/L-proline ABC transporter ATP-binding protein, whose amino-acid sequence MSRLQADHLYKVFGRRPDEAVRRLADGADREELRAEGTTAAVVDAGFVVEPGQIFVVMGLSGSGKSTLLRMLNGLLEPTAGRVLFDGRDLTALSPRELRTVRSTKISMVFQHFALFPHRNVLENAGYGLEVQGVPRAERESRATEALGLCGLAGWEKSWPDELSGGMQQRVGLARALATDADLLLMDESFSALDPLIRRDMQDQLLVLQQRLKKTIVFITHDLNEAMRIGDRIAVMRDGRIVQLGTAEDILVRPADDYVASFIQDVDRSRVLTAAAVMTEGALPADCPADCACRPVGPDTLVADLCAVAALAPHPVTVEDSDGTVLGVVPTERLLGVLGGLAAKDVQTGVQKDVRTGVRKDVPTGVQEVTARA is encoded by the coding sequence GTGTCCAGGCTCCAGGCCGACCATCTGTACAAGGTCTTCGGCAGACGACCCGACGAAGCCGTCCGGCGCCTCGCCGACGGCGCCGACCGCGAGGAACTGCGGGCCGAAGGGACGACGGCCGCCGTCGTCGACGCCGGCTTCGTCGTCGAACCCGGTCAGATCTTCGTCGTGATGGGCCTGTCCGGCTCCGGGAAGTCCACCCTCCTCCGGATGCTGAACGGCCTGCTCGAACCCACTGCGGGACGGGTCCTCTTCGACGGCCGCGACCTCACCGCGCTCTCCCCCCGCGAGCTGCGCACCGTGCGGTCCACCAAGATCAGCATGGTCTTCCAGCACTTCGCACTGTTCCCGCACCGCAACGTCCTGGAGAACGCCGGCTACGGCCTGGAGGTCCAGGGCGTCCCGCGCGCCGAGCGCGAGTCCCGCGCCACCGAGGCCCTCGGGCTCTGCGGCCTCGCCGGCTGGGAGAAGTCCTGGCCCGACGAGCTCTCCGGTGGCATGCAGCAGCGCGTCGGCCTGGCCCGCGCCCTCGCCACCGACGCCGACCTGCTCCTCATGGACGAGTCCTTCAGCGCGCTCGACCCGCTCATCCGCCGCGACATGCAGGACCAGCTCCTCGTCCTGCAGCAGCGGCTGAAGAAGACCATCGTCTTCATCACCCACGACCTCAACGAGGCCATGCGCATCGGCGACCGGATCGCCGTCATGCGCGACGGCCGGATCGTCCAGCTCGGTACCGCCGAGGACATCCTCGTGCGCCCCGCCGACGACTACGTCGCCTCCTTCATCCAGGACGTCGACCGCTCCCGGGTGCTCACCGCCGCCGCCGTCATGACCGAGGGCGCCCTCCCGGCCGACTGCCCCGCCGACTGCGCCTGTCGGCCGGTCGGGCCCGACACTCTCGTCGCCGACCTGTGCGCCGTCGCCGCCCTGGCCCCGCACCCCGTGACCGTCGAGGACTCCGACGGCACGGTCCTCGGAGTCGTCCCCACGGAACGCCTCCTCGGCGTCCTGGGCGGACTCGCAGCGAAGGACGTCCAGACGGGCGTCCAGAAGGATGTCCGGACGGGCGTCCGGAAGGATGTCCCGACGGGCGTCCAGGAGGTGACCGCCCGTGCCTAG
- a CDS encoding 5'-3' exonuclease, which yields MLLDTASLYFRAYFGVPDSVRAPDGTPVNAVRGLLDFITRLVQDHHPDDLVACWDEDWRPQWRVDLIPSYKAHRVAVETETGPDEEEIPDTLSPQVPVIEEVLAALGIARIGSAGYEADDVIGTLAGRAEGPVDIVTGDRDLFQLVDDARGVRVLYPRKGVGDCDLVDAELIRTKYGVRPDQYADFAALRGDASDGLPGVKGIGEKTAAQLITEYGDLAGVRAAAEDRTSKLTPAKRRGIVEAAAYLDVAPTVVRVAGDVPLPAFDPALPSEPRDPAALDALVKRWGLGGAVGRLLPVLER from the coding sequence ATGCTCCTCGACACCGCCAGCCTCTACTTCCGCGCGTACTTCGGCGTGCCGGACTCGGTCCGGGCCCCCGACGGCACCCCCGTCAACGCCGTCCGCGGACTCCTCGACTTCATCACCCGGCTCGTCCAGGACCACCACCCGGACGACCTGGTGGCCTGCTGGGACGAGGACTGGCGGCCGCAGTGGCGGGTCGACCTGATCCCCTCGTACAAGGCGCACCGGGTGGCGGTCGAGACGGAGACCGGCCCGGACGAGGAGGAGATCCCGGACACGCTCTCCCCGCAGGTGCCGGTGATCGAGGAGGTCCTGGCGGCGCTCGGCATCGCCCGGATCGGCTCCGCGGGGTACGAGGCGGACGACGTGATCGGGACGCTGGCGGGCCGCGCCGAGGGGCCGGTGGACATCGTCACGGGCGACCGGGACCTGTTCCAGCTGGTGGACGACGCGCGCGGGGTACGCGTGCTGTACCCGCGCAAGGGCGTCGGCGACTGCGACCTGGTGGACGCGGAGCTGATCCGTACGAAGTACGGGGTGCGCCCCGACCAGTACGCGGACTTCGCGGCGCTGCGCGGGGACGCGAGCGACGGGCTGCCCGGGGTGAAGGGCATCGGGGAGAAGACGGCCGCGCAGCTGATCACGGAGTACGGGGACCTGGCGGGCGTACGGGCGGCGGCCGAGGACCGGACGTCGAAGCTGACGCCCGCCAAGCGGCGCGGCATCGTGGAGGCGGCCGCCTACCTGGACGTGGCGCCGACGGTGGTGCGGGTCGCCGGGGACGTACCGCTGCCCGCGTTCGACCCGGCCCTGCCGTCGGAGCCCCGCGACCCGGCGGCGCTGGACGCGCTGGTGAAGCGCTGGGGTCTGGGCGGGGCGGTGGGGCGGCTGCTTCCGGTACTCGAACGCTGA
- a CDS encoding siderophore-interacting protein: MAEQPARKAPKATEARVVRTERITPHMVRVVLGGPGLDAFEVGEYTDHYVKLLFAPEGVAYPEPFDMDRIREEFPREQWPTTRTYTVRAWDPVHRELTVDFVVHGDEGLAGPWAARAQAGDTMRFLGPGGGYAPDTAADWHLLAGDESALPAIAVALERLPAGSRVHAFIEVADSSEEQKFATAAGVDVTWLHRGDRPAGEAVVAAVRELDFPAGDVHAFVHGEAGFVKDLRRHLRMERGVARERLSISGYWRLGKTDEAWRAIKREWNDQVEREQEN, from the coding sequence GTGGCAGAGCAGCCGGCCCGCAAGGCACCGAAGGCCACCGAAGCGCGTGTGGTGCGCACCGAGCGGATCACCCCGCACATGGTGCGGGTCGTCCTGGGAGGCCCCGGGCTCGACGCCTTCGAGGTCGGCGAGTACACCGACCACTACGTGAAGCTGCTCTTCGCCCCCGAGGGGGTGGCCTACCCGGAGCCGTTCGACATGGATCGGATCCGGGAGGAGTTTCCCCGCGAGCAGTGGCCGACGACGCGGACGTACACGGTACGGGCCTGGGATCCGGTCCACCGCGAGCTGACCGTCGACTTCGTCGTCCACGGCGACGAGGGCCTCGCGGGCCCGTGGGCGGCGCGGGCCCAGGCGGGCGACACGATGCGCTTCCTCGGCCCGGGCGGCGGGTACGCGCCGGACACGGCGGCCGACTGGCATCTGCTCGCGGGCGACGAGAGCGCGCTGCCGGCGATCGCGGTGGCGCTGGAGCGGCTGCCCGCGGGGTCGCGGGTGCACGCCTTCATCGAGGTGGCGGACTCCTCGGAGGAGCAGAAGTTCGCGACGGCGGCGGGGGTGGACGTCACCTGGCTGCACCGCGGCGACCGCCCGGCGGGCGAGGCCGTCGTCGCGGCCGTGCGGGAGCTGGACTTCCCGGCCGGTGACGTCCACGCCTTCGTCCACGGCGAGGCGGGCTTCGTGAAGGACCTCCGCCGGCACCTGCGGATGGAGCGCGGGGTGGCACGCGAGCGGCTGTCGATCTCGGGGTACTGGCGTCTGGGGAAGACGGACGAGGCGTGGCGCGCGATCAAGCGCGAGTGGAACGACCAGGTGGAGCGCGAGCAGGAGAACTGA
- a CDS encoding MerR family transcriptional regulator, with amino-acid sequence MRIGELSRRTGVSVPTIKFYVREGLLPAGELTSPNQASYGETHVRRLRLIRALLDVGGLSVAGIRDVLVAVDEPERPVHKVLGVVASRMLPRFDHEPGAGIEEARKKVAELVAERGWHAYPENPAGEALATALAALEGVGHGDFREVLGAYADAAERVAQADVEYVAHHVAREELVESAVVGTVIGDAIFAAMRRLAQVDASDRIFGRAT; translated from the coding sequence GTGCGCATCGGAGAGTTGAGTCGCAGGACCGGGGTGTCCGTACCGACGATCAAGTTCTATGTACGGGAGGGGCTGCTGCCGGCCGGGGAGCTGACGAGCCCGAACCAGGCCTCGTACGGGGAGACGCACGTCAGGCGGCTGCGCCTGATCCGGGCGCTCCTCGACGTGGGCGGCCTGTCGGTCGCGGGCATCCGCGACGTGCTCGTGGCGGTCGACGAGCCCGAGCGGCCGGTGCACAAGGTGCTGGGCGTCGTGGCGAGCCGGATGCTCCCGCGCTTCGACCACGAGCCCGGCGCCGGGATCGAGGAGGCGCGGAAGAAGGTCGCGGAGCTGGTCGCCGAGCGCGGCTGGCACGCCTATCCGGAGAACCCGGCGGGGGAGGCGCTGGCGACGGCCCTCGCGGCCCTCGAAGGCGTCGGCCACGGCGACTTCCGCGAGGTCCTGGGCGCGTACGCGGACGCGGCGGAGCGGGTGGCGCAGGCGGACGTGGAGTACGTCGCGCACCACGTGGCGCGCGAGGAACTCGTGGAGAGCGCGGTCGTCGGCACGGTCATCGGCGACGCGATCTTCGCGGCGATGCGCCGGCTCGCGCAGGTGGACGCCTCGGACCGGATCTTCGGCCGCGCGACCTGA